The Dermacentor variabilis isolate Ectoservices unplaced genomic scaffold, ASM5094787v1 scaffold_12, whole genome shotgun sequence sequence TTGCACACTAACagtgaggtggtggtgttcttTCGAACAATGGTTCCGAGGTGTTGAAATTCATCACAATGACTTGTACCTAATAAATGTATGCAACTAAAACTCACCATAATATGCTGGAGGCCAATATTGCGTGTATAGGTGACCAATGTCCTTGTGCGTGGGTCCACGACAGATTCTTCAACAATGCGCACGGACTTGGAACTGACAAAGCGCTCTCCCCACTTTGGTAGCCGGTTCATAGGATTGGTCTTGGTGAGTAAGCGTTTTGTGAACAGTTTTCCGCCTTCTACATATCGTGAAACGATGTCCTCTGTCAAGACATGCGTGCTGCAAACAAAACGCCAAACAGTAAACGGGCGAGCAAGAATGGAGCACAACACAAGCAGGTAAACAGTGCATACATAAAGCAAAATTAAGTGCGGTCACCGAATGTTGGACAAAACGAACATTCTAGGTCGTGTACACTCCGTAGTAATACTCGCCACGCTTTTTGGGCTGCCACTGCGTCAACATGGCCTATAAATTTGCAAAGCATCGTAGCGACAACGACAGACGTGTGCATCCTATGCGTTATGTTGACAAGGGAGAATACAACACTAAACACTACTTCAAGCCTCTCATTACGCGATATCAAAACATACGTAAAAAAAAGGAGCTGCTGTCGCACAAATGTGCACACTAATGTGCAAACAGTTAAATTCTTCAAAATTACTCaggttcttacctgtatggattGGGGTACCTCGCCCAGAAACCTTGAGCCACTTGGTCCCACGAGAACTTGAACGTGTCCTTCCTCTCGTAAAACTTCACCATTGTGCTTTAACGCAGGAAACAGTAAGCATACCAGTTAGCTCGTTGAACGAAGGGCGACCTTTGCACTGTCTTTACTTTTCAGACTCGACAGACGTTATATACTTAACCAAAGAGGTGTTTAATAACACTTGAATATCTGAATGACTGGTAAGTGCAATTACGCTAAATACAtgcgttttttttcctcgctATAAAAGCAGTTCAGTGGTTTTCGGTTAGCTCACAGGTCAGGTTACGTTACAACTGCCCTTGCAGACATGGCGGTGAGCTAGGCGTGCAGCGACCGCACATGTTTCATCCGCATGTCCCCCAGCTAGATGCACAGTAAACAACAACTTACTCACTACAGGCAGTTTTCGTACACGACAGAAATCCGAAGAGAAATAATCTACGTTGAAGAATCTGTTAATTTTATACGAAAACTCCAATACATCGCACCACTCGAAGAAGTTCCCGCATGGAACGCCGCACCGACCGCACCGCTCACTGCCACGGGCACAGGTGTGTATAAAGAGGGGCGGAGGGGCTTTAGGTGTATAGCGAACGAGGCGACCCTAGTGGCTCTGCTTGGCGACTGTCAAAAACAGACCATAGTATCACAGCACAGCTCTATAGAACAGACTGAAATGACATCACTTGAGAGGTGTTCTAAGCAGCGCACAAGGTGAATTTTAACAACGCCGCAAGTAGCACGTTTCGATCACAGCGGCCTTGTTTTTGAGCTCCAAGTTGTTTAACTGCTGAGAGCTGTGTCTAAAAATTAAGCCACTCGCGCATTTGTAGAAAATGCGCCATACGCCCATGTGAGCGTGCGTAAGCAGCGTAAGTGATTATTATATTGCGTACTTGATGCGTAAGTGTGACCGCGGGCCAGCTGCGACAGCGATGCTTTGTAGTTTTTTAAATAATGTTGCAGCATAAGTGACCACGCCAGGTATTGTTGCGTTCGAGTGATATTCAAAAAAAGGTATCTGTGATTGATTTTTTATATTAATTTGTATGCGCGTTTTTGCTCGCCGTCACAGTTTCAGTTTCGGTCGTCTTCTGGTGCTGTCATCTTGTTAACGGAATGTGATGGTGAATTGCAAAAATGCGAGCCAAAAACGTTTAGACATCGTGAAAATGTTTCGCGTAGgtgatttctttgtgcttgttAAATTAACTGTTGTGCCACTACACTGCGTGCTATTCTGGACCGTTCTGGACATTGCCAAATTGCGCCATGTTATAGAATTTGGTGATGGCGTCATTCGACAATGTCCAGACAATGCCTCCTTTGGTCCAGACCACGGTGTGGTCCGGATTAGTATTGACGCATGATGTGCCAATCTAGCGATATCTCAAGGAGGTTTTTGATTTAATACTGTGTATGTGCAAAAGTTTATCTTTTATATAGTACAGCAAGCGGTCAACAGGTAAAGCGAATAATTGCGCGATCGTGGCTACAATAGATTACtccagaacccatctcatgatgggTGTCGATGTTAATGTgagattagcattgaagcaatgtagcaacaCAAATCGTCTTCACTTGTTGCTGTTCCTCAGTGTCCCGGTACAACCTACTATGGggaatcggccatgaatcgggcggtgcaAGGGTACAATCTAAAGATAGCACTAATTTTGAGGAATATTATTTCAATTATAACTGGTAACGGAAACTTGAGAAAATTGAAAATTACGTATTTTTGATACGAACTATATTGTGCCTACATAATACATAATATAAAATTtgaattgcaaaagaaaaaaagaaagaaattgaataTTTTAGCACTGAATTTATTTTTATCTCGCACAGAAAGTTAGTTGCAAAAGGCATCGCAAACATTACTGCGGCTAAAACCCAATTCGGTAGCACCAATGGAAAGGACCACCGGCAGAATTTTTCACCACTCTGTAGATCAGCGCTCCTTCGTATCACAATGCACGCTCTGGTCGTTGTTCTGGCGCATGCTTCAGCGATAGTTCTGACGCATACCCACAGTGACGGATTGGCGGTTAAGAGAAACGGAcaagaatgaatgaattaattctggggttttatgtgacaaaaccacgatttgattatgcggcacgccgtggtggaggactccggattaattttgactaccggGGTATCACCAGGAGGACCCCCAATGCACTGGACCAGGAGGATCCCCAAtgcaggtgtttttgcatttcgccccatcgaaatgcggccgggatttgatcctgcgaccccgtgcttagcagcgcaacaccacagccgcaaagccaccgcggcgggtatggGCAAGAAAAGGGGAACTAAACGACAGAAATTGAA is a genomic window containing:
- the prel gene encoding preli-like; amino-acid sequence: MVKFYERKDTFKFSWDQVAQGFWARYPNPYSTHVLTEDIVSRYVEGGKLFTKRLLTKTNPMNRLPKWGERFVSSKSVRIVEESVVDPRTRTLVTYTRNIGLQHIMSVEEKCIYKPAADNPKHTVVERRAWVSSSILGFSCAIQAFGVERFKQNAAKASKGFTYVLERMFPGTHPAEKERLRSKLATELAKAKAVPLVAAASCSN